In a single window of the Streptomyces sp. NBC_00353 genome:
- a CDS encoding alpha-1,4-glucan--maltose-1-phosphate maltosyltransferase: protein MIGRIPVLDVRPLVDCGRRPAKAVAGETFQVTATVFREGHDAVAANAVLRDPSGRTGPWTPMRELAPGSDRWGADVTPDSEGRWTYTVEAWSDPVTTWRQHAQIKIPAGIDSALVLAEGAALYERAAEGVPKRDGREAVLAAADALRDESRPAAARLAAALAPEATAALARHPLRELVTAARPLPLVVERRRALFGSWYELFPRSEGARIEPVEPVKATKAAKKGRAGKASARTEEQQQGRIISGTFRTAAERLPAVAAMGFDVVYLPPIHPIGTTHRKGPNNSLSPAAHDVGVPWAIGSAEGGHDAVHPELGTLDDFDHFVETARTLRMEIALDFALQCSPDHPWVETHPEWFHHRPDGSIAYAENPPKKYQDIYPIAFDKDLRGLVAETLRILRFWMDHGVRIFRVDNPHTKPVVFWEKVIADINRTDPDVIFLAEAFTRPAMMHTLATVGFQQSYTYFTWRNTKQELTEYVTELSGDAASYMRPNFFVNTPDILPGYLQDGGRPAFEARAVLAATLSPTWGVYAGYELCENTAVRAGSEEYLNSEKYEIRPRDWESAEREGRSLAPLITSLNRIRRRHPALQQLRDVHFHSADNDALIVYSKRSGSNIVLVVVNLDPHHTQEATVSLDMPQLGLDWHETVPVRDELTGHTYHWGRNFYVRLEPGVTPAHVVVLRPSPPTGGSPTP from the coding sequence ATGATCGGTCGCATTCCCGTCCTCGACGTCCGCCCGCTCGTCGACTGCGGCAGAAGGCCCGCGAAGGCCGTTGCCGGTGAGACCTTCCAGGTCACGGCCACCGTGTTCCGTGAAGGCCATGACGCGGTCGCCGCCAATGCGGTTCTGCGGGATCCGAGTGGACGAACCGGCCCGTGGACACCGATGCGCGAGCTCGCCCCCGGCTCCGACCGCTGGGGCGCCGATGTCACCCCCGACTCCGAAGGGCGCTGGACGTACACGGTCGAGGCCTGGAGCGATCCGGTGACCACCTGGCGTCAGCATGCCCAGATCAAGATCCCCGCCGGGATCGACTCCGCGCTCGTCCTGGCCGAGGGCGCCGCGCTGTACGAACGGGCCGCCGAGGGCGTACCGAAACGGGACGGGCGCGAGGCGGTGCTGGCCGCGGCCGACGCGCTTCGTGACGAGTCCCGTCCGGCCGCCGCCCGGCTCGCCGCCGCGCTCGCTCCCGAGGCAACCGCCGCACTCGCCCGCCACCCGCTGCGCGAGCTGGTCACCGCGGCCAGGCCGCTGCCCCTCGTCGTCGAGCGCCGACGGGCCCTGTTCGGTTCCTGGTACGAGCTGTTCCCCCGGTCCGAGGGGGCCAGGATCGAACCGGTCGAGCCGGTGAAGGCGACCAAGGCCGCCAAGAAGGGCAGGGCGGGGAAGGCTTCGGCCAGGACGGAGGAGCAACAGCAGGGAAGGATCATCAGCGGCACGTTCCGTACCGCTGCCGAGCGGCTTCCCGCTGTCGCCGCCATGGGGTTCGACGTCGTCTATCTCCCGCCCATCCACCCCATCGGAACCACCCACCGCAAGGGCCCCAACAACTCGTTGTCCCCCGCCGCCCACGATGTCGGGGTGCCGTGGGCGATCGGTTCGGCCGAAGGGGGGCACGATGCCGTGCACCCCGAGCTCGGCACGCTCGACGACTTCGACCACTTCGTCGAGACCGCCCGCACCTTGCGTATGGAGATCGCGCTGGACTTCGCGCTCCAGTGCTCCCCCGACCATCCGTGGGTGGAGACGCACCCCGAGTGGTTCCACCACCGGCCGGACGGCAGCATCGCCTACGCCGAGAACCCGCCCAAGAAGTATCAGGACATCTATCCGATCGCCTTCGACAAGGATCTGCGCGGCCTGGTCGCGGAGACCCTCCGCATCCTCCGGTTCTGGATGGACCACGGCGTACGGATCTTCCGCGTCGACAATCCGCACACCAAACCGGTGGTCTTCTGGGAGAAGGTGATCGCCGACATCAATCGCACCGACCCCGATGTGATCTTCCTGGCCGAGGCGTTCACCCGCCCCGCGATGATGCACACGCTCGCGACGGTCGGTTTCCAGCAGTCGTACACGTACTTCACCTGGCGCAACACCAAGCAGGAGCTCACCGAATACGTCACCGAGCTGTCGGGTGACGCGGCCTCCTACATGCGGCCCAACTTCTTCGTGAACACTCCCGACATCCTGCCGGGCTATCTCCAGGACGGCGGACGTCCGGCCTTCGAGGCCCGGGCCGTGCTCGCCGCGACGCTCTCGCCGACCTGGGGCGTGTACGCGGGGTACGAGCTGTGCGAGAACACCGCGGTGCGGGCCGGCAGTGAGGAGTACCTGAACTCGGAGAAGTACGAAATCCGTCCCAGGGACTGGGAGTCGGCGGAGCGCGAAGGCCGTTCCCTGGCTCCGCTCATCACCTCGCTCAACCGGATCAGGCGCCGCCACCCTGCCCTGCAACAGCTGCGTGACGTGCACTTCCACTCCGCCGACAACGACGCGCTGATCGTGTACAGCAAGCGCTCGGGTTCGAACATCGTTCTGGTGGTCGTCAACCTCGACCCTCACCACACCCAGGAGGCCACGGTCTCGTTGGACATGCCGCAACTCGGCCTCGACTGGCACGAGACCGTGCCGGTGCGCGACGAGCTCACCGGCCACACCTATCACTGGGGCAGGAACTTCTATGTGCGCCTAGAGCCGGGCGTCACGCCCGCGCACGTCGTCGTCCTGCGACCGTCCCCGCCGACCGGAGGGTCACCCACACCATGA
- the glgP gene encoding alpha-glucan family phosphorylase, translating to MKAIRRFTVRPVLPDPLQPLSDLARNLRWSWHTETRELFQAVAPEGSRAADSDPVRLLGAVSAGRLAELARDEQFLHRLNEVSGALQEYLDGPRWYQEQQAQGTELPAAVAYFSPEFGVAAALPQYSGGLGILAGDHLKAASDLGVPLVGVGLLYRHGYFRQSLSREGWQQEHYPVLDPNELPLTLLREADGTPSQVVLDLPGGRSLHARIWQAQVGRIPLLLLDSDVEENAPGERDVTDRLYGGGSEHRLLQEMLLGIGGVRAVRTYCRLTGQAEPEVFHTNEGHAGFLGLERIRELSGTGLDFDSSVEAVRAGTVFTTHTPVPAGIDRFDRELIARHFGDDGELAGVGVERILQLGMETYPGGEPGLFNMAVMGLRLAQRANGVSTLHGAVSRKMFAGLWPGFDAAEVPITSVTNGVHAPTWVAPEIFELRDRYGGTPGRWDAAAGIPDREIWDLRRNLREQLVTEVRERLSASWRTRGAEPAELGWIDGVLDPDVLTIGFARRVPSYKRLTLMLRDRHRLMELLLHPTRPIQIVVAGKAHPADDSGKRLVQELVRFSDDPRVRHRIVFLPDYGMAMAQKLYPGCDVWLNNPLRPLEACGTSGMKAALNGCLNLSVLDGWWDEWFEPDFGWAIPTADGSAMDEDRRDELEANALYELIEERVAPRFYDRGAEGLPERWVEMVRRTVGSLGPKVLAGRMVREYVERLYAPAALAHRSLDAATARELADWKARVRAAWPRVAVDHVEAVAPSTAGSSAELGSTLALRVRIALGALEPDDVEVQAVAGRVDSADAISDAQVFPLKPTGGQDLEGRWLYEGPLALDRTGPYGYTVRVLPAHPLLATSAELGLVALPTEATGDGAGVLMR from the coding sequence GTGAAGGCCATTCGTCGATTCACCGTGCGTCCCGTCCTCCCCGACCCCCTTCAACCGCTCAGCGACCTCGCCCGCAACCTGCGCTGGTCCTGGCACACCGAGACACGTGAGCTCTTCCAGGCCGTCGCCCCGGAGGGCAGCCGGGCGGCGGACTCCGACCCTGTACGTCTGCTCGGCGCCGTCTCCGCCGGGCGGCTCGCCGAGCTGGCCCGGGACGAGCAGTTCCTGCACCGGCTCAACGAGGTGTCCGGCGCCCTCCAGGAGTATCTGGACGGTCCGAGGTGGTACCAGGAGCAGCAGGCGCAGGGCACGGAACTGCCGGCCGCCGTGGCGTACTTCTCGCCCGAGTTCGGCGTGGCCGCAGCCCTTCCCCAGTACTCCGGCGGACTCGGCATCCTTGCCGGGGACCATCTGAAGGCCGCCAGCGACCTGGGCGTACCCCTCGTCGGGGTGGGGCTGCTCTACCGGCACGGCTACTTCCGCCAGAGCCTGTCGCGCGAAGGCTGGCAGCAGGAGCACTATCCCGTCCTCGACCCGAACGAACTGCCACTCACCCTGTTGCGCGAGGCCGACGGAACACCGAGCCAAGTGGTACTGGACCTTCCCGGCGGCCGCTCGCTCCACGCCCGCATCTGGCAGGCCCAGGTCGGCCGCATCCCGCTCCTTCTGCTCGACTCCGACGTGGAGGAGAACGCGCCCGGCGAACGCGATGTCACCGACCGGCTCTACGGCGGCGGCAGTGAGCACCGTCTGTTGCAGGAGATGCTGCTCGGCATCGGCGGGGTAAGGGCCGTACGGACGTACTGCCGGCTCACGGGGCAGGCGGAGCCTGAGGTGTTCCACACCAACGAGGGACACGCCGGCTTCCTCGGGCTGGAGCGCATTCGCGAACTCTCCGGCACCGGGCTGGATTTCGACTCCTCGGTCGAGGCGGTGCGGGCCGGCACGGTCTTCACCACCCATACCCCGGTGCCTGCCGGAATCGACCGCTTCGACCGGGAGCTCATCGCCCGCCACTTCGGCGACGACGGTGAACTGGCGGGCGTGGGCGTCGAACGGATCCTGCAGCTGGGCATGGAGACCTACCCCGGCGGTGAGCCCGGTCTCTTCAACATGGCGGTCATGGGCCTGCGGCTGGCCCAGCGTGCCAACGGTGTCTCCACCCTGCACGGCGCGGTCAGCCGGAAGATGTTCGCGGGACTGTGGCCGGGATTCGACGCTGCGGAGGTGCCGATCACCTCGGTGACCAACGGCGTGCACGCGCCCACGTGGGTCGCGCCCGAGATCTTCGAACTCCGGGACCGGTACGGGGGCACGCCGGGACGCTGGGATGCGGCAGCCGGGATCCCGGACCGGGAGATCTGGGACCTGCGGCGGAACCTGCGCGAACAGCTGGTGACCGAGGTCCGCGAAAGGCTCTCCGCCTCGTGGCGCACGCGGGGCGCGGAGCCGGCCGAACTCGGCTGGATCGACGGTGTGCTGGACCCGGACGTACTGACCATCGGCTTCGCCCGCCGCGTGCCCTCGTACAAGCGGCTGACCCTGATGCTGCGCGACCGTCACCGGCTGATGGAACTGCTGCTCCACCCGACCCGGCCGATTCAGATCGTTGTCGCAGGCAAGGCACACCCTGCCGACGACAGTGGCAAGCGGCTGGTCCAGGAGCTGGTGCGGTTCTCCGACGACCCCAGGGTCCGCCATCGCATCGTCTTCCTGCCCGACTACGGGATGGCGATGGCACAGAAGCTCTACCCGGGCTGCGACGTCTGGCTCAACAACCCGCTGCGCCCGCTGGAGGCGTGCGGCACGAGCGGGATGAAGGCTGCCCTCAACGGCTGTCTCAATCTGTCCGTGCTCGACGGCTGGTGGGACGAGTGGTTCGAACCGGACTTCGGCTGGGCGATCCCGACCGCGGACGGGTCCGCGATGGACGAGGACCGGCGCGACGAGCTGGAGGCGAATGCCCTCTACGAACTGATCGAGGAGCGGGTCGCACCACGCTTCTACGACCGGGGCGCCGAAGGGCTGCCCGAGCGCTGGGTCGAGATGGTCCGCCGCACGGTGGGCTCCCTGGGGCCCAAGGTTCTGGCGGGACGCATGGTGCGTGAGTACGTGGAGCGGTTGTACGCACCGGCCGCGCTGGCCCACCGCTCCCTGGACGCCGCCACGGCGCGGGAACTCGCGGACTGGAAGGCCCGGGTCCGTGCGGCTTGGCCGCGGGTCGCCGTCGACCACGTGGAGGCCGTGGCACCGAGCACTGCGGGCAGTTCGGCCGAGCTGGGGTCCACGCTGGCGCTGCGGGTCCGGATCGCCCTCGGAGCACTGGAGCCGGACGATGTGGAGGTGCAGGCGGTGGCCGGGCGGGTCGACTCCGCCGACGCGATCTCGGATGCCCAGGTCTTCCCGCTGAAGCCGACCGGTGGTCAGGACCTGGAGGGCCGCTGGTTGTACGAGGGGCCGCTCGCCCTCGACCGCACGGGGCCCTACGGCTACACCGTGCGGGTACTTCCTGCCCACCCGCTGCTTGCGACCAGTGCGGAACTGGGCCTGGTCGCCCTGCCGACGGAAGCGACGGGAGACGGTGCGGGCGTGCTGATGCGCTGA